NNNNNNNNNNNNNNNNNNNNNNNNNNNNNNNNNNNNNNNNNNNNNNNNNNNNNNNATGGCCGCGCGGCCGTCCGGGGCACGTCAGCCGGCGGCCCCCggcctcctcctgctcctgctcctcctgcCCACCGCCCGGCCTGCAGTCACGGCCCACAGACGCCCTAGGAGCGAGCGTGTCTCCTTGAACCGCGACGTGGGTAGGACTCCTCCGGACCAAGTTGAGGGGGCCCTAGGGGCGAGTTTGGGGCTGCTTTTCCCGGAGGGTGGAGACCCTCCCCTCACGCCCCTCCTAAGCACCTTCCGTTGCCTGCCGTCCCGTTCCCTCCCCTCCGCTGCCCTGCCCCCTTCCCGGCCTCCCCTCTCCGCCCTTCCCGAAacttttccttccctgctcacccctcCCAGGACCTCCCTGCCACCCTCTGTTCGGCCCCAACGCACCCTGCCACCCCGATACTTGCAGACCCCGTCCCTCTCTCCGCAGCCTGCGGCCGTCGTTACGTGCAGGGGAAGATAGTGGGGGGCGTGGACGTCCCGGAGAGGAAGTGGCCGTGGCAGGTCAGCGTGCACTACGCAGGCTTCCACGTCTGCGGAGGCTCCATCGTTGACGAGTACTGGGTCCTGACGGCAGCGCACTGCTTCCAGAAGTGAGTGGGCAGCGCCCAGTGCCATTCCCTGCGAGGTCCGGGGCCTCTGGGGTTGGCGACAGGGTCTGCCTGCAGCCGGGACTTCCCAGAAGTGGGGGACAGAGCGGGGCCTCCTCCCCCTGCACAGGGCCAGGGGCTCTCAGAGAGGTGTGGAGCCGCATCGTAGAGGGACAGGCGAGGAGACACGTaacaggaagggaggggaggaaagaccTGCCTTCACGGGCAGCTCTGTACACCTCCCGAGCTGTTGGGGACCAGGACGTCGTGAGGCGTCCTGAATCCTCCCTGGGCCCAGGTTAGGACTCCTGTGCGGGCAACGTTGCCAGACGTCCAGGACCCCAGTGTGCCGCAGGAGTTTGCTTTTCCATGTGCGGGCTGCGAGCCTGGAGACGCAGGCCGCCATGTCCCGGGCCTCCCTGGGCCCGTGAACCCCGAAGAGCCGGTGCTTCCCAGGTGCCAGGTGCTCAGGCCCCTGTGCGTGTGGCTTCTGTCCCGCAGAGGGCGGAGCACCGAGCCGTTTGATGTATATGTGGGCCTCGTGGACCTCAGAGTCGCAGGCAGTCACACCCAGTGGTTCGAGGTGAACCAGGTGATCATTCACCCGACGTACCAACTGTTGCACCCTATCGGAGGCGACGTGGCCCTGGTGCAGCTGAAATCTCGCATTGTGTTTTCGGACTCTGTGCTCCCCGTCTGCGTCGCGCCCCCGGACGTGAACCTTCAGAATGCCGTCTGCTGGGCTACAGGATGGGGAGTCATCTCCCGACAAGGTAAGAGAACGTGGGGGTCAGTCTCTTTGTTGGAGCCTGTGGGGGATGACGGCTCTGTGTCACTGCAGGAAAGAGTCCACGCTGTCGTTCCGGGCGCGCCGGTATCTGGAGACCGGAGCCCCATCAGTGCCGATCTGTCTCTCTGTCGTGTGCCTTTCCTTATCCCTGGCTGTCGTTCTCGTACTCAGAGAAGCAGCTACATCGATTCTGAGTATGGAAGGAAGATTTAGCACACAcagaatacaaatacaaatttcaaAACAGTTTTCCTTGAGATTCTAAATTCAACTCAGAAACAatcttttaaacttatttttaaaaattggggcgcccaggtagctcagttaagcatccaactttggcccgggtcgtgatctcacagtttgtgggtttgagccctgcatcaggctctctgctgtcagcacagagtctggaacctgcttcagagcctctgtacctctctctccctctctgcccctcccccactcgtacctttctctctctgtcaaaaataaacatgcaccttaaaaacacattaaaaatctaTTAGTTATTTTCTCCATAATGGCCCCATATTTTCTTTCTACGTTTATATCTCAGTAccttagaatttttatggtttttaaaaaattatttttgagagagacagagagagacagagagacag
This region of Suricata suricatta isolate VVHF042 chromosome 6, meerkat_22Aug2017_6uvM2_HiC, whole genome shotgun sequence genomic DNA includes:
- the PRSS38 gene encoding serine protease 38 translates to MAARPSGARQPAAPGLLLLLLLLPTARPAVTAHRRPRSERVSLNRDVACGRRYVQGKIVGGVDVPERKWPWQVSVHYAGFHVCGGSIVDEYWVLTAAHCFQKGRSTEPFDVYVGLVDLRVAGSHTQWFEVNQVIIHPTYQLLHPIGGDVALVQLKSRIVFSDSVLPVCVAPPDVNLQNAVCWATGWGVISRQGHTSDRLQEAQMPLIPRLLCQLLHGHPSYVTPDMLCAGNIRDVKNVCEGDSGGPLVCEFNRTWLQVGVVSWGRGCTYPVYPAVYARVSYFSEWIRHHIEHTPRPLQPLPTLSCRLRATLSVPVTVLAVLLL